The Acidimicrobiales bacterium genome segment CGGTGCTGGGGAGTGGGTGGTGGCAGCCGACACCGTGGTGGTGTTGGACGGTGAGGCGCTCGGCAAGCCGGGCACGCCGGACCGCGCCACCGCCATGCTGAAGCGCCTATCGGGCCGGACCCACGAGGTGCTGAGCGGCGTGGCGGTGGCTGGGCCGACCGGTCGGGCATCGACGACGGTACGTACCGAGGTGACCTGGCGGGAGCTCTCCGACAAGGAGGTGGCCGACTACGTGGCCACGGGAGAGCCGCTCGACAAGGCCGGCGGCTACGGGCTCCAGGGTGGAGGAGAGGACTTCGTGGTGGAGCTGGTGGGAAGCCGGGACAACGTCATCGGCCTGCCGGTCACCACCGTGCTGGAGCTCCTGGCCACCGTCGGTCCCGCCGACGGTGCATGGCGACGTCTACCCGGGGGCTGATCGGGGGACCTCAGCCGACTGGCGGGACCAGCCGTCGGTCGTCGCTGAGAAACGTCCGGACACCCAGCAACACCACCACCAGCGCGGTCACCGCCGCCGTCCCCAGGATGAGGAACAGGATGGCCACCTGGATCAGCGCCGCCTGGAGTGGGTCCACCCCGGCCAGGATCAGGCCGGTCAGGGCCCCGGGCAGGAACACCACGCCGGCCGACCGGGTGATCT includes the following:
- a CDS encoding Maf family protein, which encodes MLPDHLILASASPRRLDLLRRVDLDPEVRVPDVQETRLPGEDVAAMVERLACAKRDSVAGAGEWVVAADTVVVLDGEALGKPGTPDRATAMLKRLSGRTHEVLSGVAVAGPTGRASTTVRTEVTWRELSDKEVADYVATGEPLDKAGGYGLQGGGEDFVVELVGSRDNVIGLPVTTVLELLATVGPADGAWRRLPGG